ATGCTGTTCTCCCCCTGGGCGGCGCACACGCCGTTATCGATGGACCTTACAGGATAGCTCACTCCAAAGCCTGTTGCACACGGCGCAGGCTGCTTGCTAGTCTATCGTCCGGGGTGCAGTTGATGCACTTCCCTCTGCAACGACGACAAGCTCAACCCGAACAATGGCATGACTGGGAGAACTGTTATGTTGAACGGTAAAACGGCGATCGTGACTGGCTCAACGAGTGGGATAGGTCTTGCGATCGCCAAGGCCTTGGCCGAGGCGGGCTGCAATATCGTCTTGAACGGGTTTGGAAACGCGGATGAGATCGAGAAGCTGAGGCTGGGACTCGAGTCCGGGCGCGGCGTCCGCGCACTGTATCACGGTGCCGATATGTCCAAGCCGAGTGAGATAGCCAGCATGGCGCAACAGGCGCTCGCCGCCTTCGGCGCGGTCGATATTTTAGTGAACAACGCGGGTATCCAGCACGTCGCGCCGATCGAAGACTTTCCCCCGGAGAAATGGGACGCCATCATGGCGATAAACTTGTCCTCGGCGTTCCATGCGATTCGCGCTTTGTTACCGGCCATGAAGGCCCGGCGCTGGGGACGTATCATCAACATCGGCTCGGCGCACGCGCTCGTGGCCTCGCCCTTCAAATCCGCTTATGTCACCGCGAAGCATGGGCTGCTCGGCCTCACCAAGACCGTGGCGCTCGAAGTCGCGGAGCACGGGATCACCTGTAACGCGATCTGTCCGGGGTATGTGTTCACGCCGCTGGTCGAGGGCCAGATCGACGACACCGCTAAGGCGCGCGGCATTAGCCGTGAGGCGGTGATTCGAGACGTGCTGCTGGCGGCCCAAGCCACCAAGCAATTCGTCAAGCCGGAGGACCTGGGTGCATTGTCAGTCTTCCTAGCGAGCGATGCGGCGGCCCAGATCACAGGT
This genomic window from Pseudomonadota bacterium contains:
- a CDS encoding 3-hydroxybutyrate dehydrogenase produces the protein MTGRTVMLNGKTAIVTGSTSGIGLAIAKALAEAGCNIVLNGFGNADEIEKLRLGLESGRGVRALYHGADMSKPSEIASMAQQALAAFGAVDILVNNAGIQHVAPIEDFPPEKWDAIMAINLSSAFHAIRALLPAMKARRWGRIINIGSAHALVASPFKSAYVTAKHGLLGLTKTVALEVAEHGITCNAICPGYVFTPLVEGQIDDTAKARGISREAVIRDVLLAAQATKQFVKPEDLGALSVFLASDAAAQITGAALPVDGGWTAH